One genomic segment of Synechocystis sp. LKSZ1 includes these proteins:
- a CDS encoding response regulator — protein MGIFPFPTRFLSRLQIVSLLTFLGMASVLALVISWVEQYRIEQRRSEVREELRYQAVAIQNDLQRALSATYSLAALVRQGKGTIQDFEGVAQELLPYYPGVSAFQLVPQGVIQQTYPREGNEPATGLNLLQNPKKYPEALLARETRRLTLQGPFLLKQGGLGLVGRLPVFLDNPQGADPFWGFTAVLLRFPEVLQSTSLQQIEKSGFHYELWQQGSSSRQLSLIARNTATPLRAPVEARIQLPNSTWILMASPQQGWWDGEEMGLYVVMGLLVSGLVTLLVASQYRTVVALANTKQALAERERSQADRVASEQKFRLAFDNANTGMCLVDLQGKLLQVNAKMGAIFGYSQAMLEGMTVNDLTILDDKGISPHFIQEAVAGRVDSATFEKRYRHQQGQIIYAEVSSSLVRDAQGQPLYFISQIQDVTQRKQAYAQLAQLNAELEERVTQRTQDLQQREAILQRLNEELLQANRLKDEFLAMISHELRTPLNAILGMTEALQEEIFGPLTAKQNQALQTVEQSGNHLLNVISDILDLSKIEAGQMELALEPTSIYTICEQSLALVRPQAQKKRIHLQTQLPPHLPLLTLDQRRCCQALTNILNNAVKFTPAQGTIQLTVSYRPAEASHTVGHLHFAVQDTGIGIAPDNLDRVFQPFIQVDGALNRRYEGTGLGLALVKQIVELHGGHVGVTSEMGVGSCFWFDIPCSVEVETSLVSAPPQAMQNLAQEPLPEPPLVLLAEDSPANAVSIQNYLEAKGYRVRVAENGQVAVAIAQADPPDIILMDIQMPVMNGIEAMEILRQDPQFQNLPIIALTALAMEGDRERCLAAGATDYLSKPVKLRELLQRIQQLC, from the coding sequence ATGGGTATTTTTCCCTTCCCGACTCGATTTCTGTCACGGTTACAAATCGTGTCATTGTTAACCTTTCTGGGAATGGCTTCGGTGTTGGCTCTGGTGATTAGCTGGGTCGAGCAATATCGTATCGAACAACGACGGAGTGAAGTCAGGGAAGAGCTTCGTTATCAAGCGGTTGCGATTCAAAATGATTTACAACGGGCCCTCAGCGCCACCTATTCCTTGGCCGCTTTAGTCCGTCAAGGGAAGGGAACCATTCAGGATTTTGAGGGGGTTGCCCAGGAACTACTGCCCTATTATCCAGGGGTCTCCGCCTTCCAATTGGTTCCCCAGGGCGTAATTCAACAAACGTATCCCCGAGAAGGTAATGAACCCGCTACGGGTCTAAATTTGCTTCAAAATCCGAAGAAATATCCCGAGGCCCTATTAGCCCGTGAAACTCGACGCTTAACCCTACAAGGACCCTTTCTCTTGAAACAGGGGGGTCTAGGCCTCGTGGGACGCCTGCCGGTCTTTTTAGATAATCCTCAGGGGGCGGATCCGTTTTGGGGGTTTACGGCGGTTCTGCTGCGTTTTCCTGAGGTTCTCCAATCCACTTCGCTCCAACAGATTGAAAAGAGTGGCTTCCACTATGAACTATGGCAACAGGGTTCGAGTAGTCGTCAGCTATCCCTGATCGCTCGTAATACGGCCACTCCTCTGCGGGCTCCTGTGGAAGCAAGGATCCAATTACCCAACAGCACTTGGATTTTGATGGCAAGTCCTCAGCAGGGATGGTGGGATGGAGAAGAGATGGGGCTGTACGTGGTGATGGGTTTGCTGGTCAGTGGCTTAGTCACACTTCTGGTAGCCAGTCAGTATCGAACAGTTGTGGCTTTGGCTAACACCAAACAGGCCTTGGCCGAGCGAGAACGAAGCCAAGCTGACCGGGTAGCCAGTGAGCAAAAATTTCGCCTGGCCTTTGATAATGCCAATACGGGGATGTGTTTGGTGGATTTGCAGGGGAAGCTCCTCCAGGTGAATGCCAAGATGGGTGCGATCTTTGGCTACAGTCAGGCGATGTTGGAGGGTATGACGGTTAATGACCTGACTATCTTGGATGACAAAGGCATTAGTCCCCACTTTATCCAAGAGGCCGTCGCTGGCAGGGTAGATAGTGCCACCTTTGAGAAACGTTATCGCCATCAGCAAGGCCAGATCATTTATGCAGAGGTGTCCTCTTCCCTGGTTAGAGATGCCCAGGGCCAACCCCTATACTTTATTTCTCAGATCCAGGACGTTACCCAACGCAAACAGGCCTATGCTCAATTGGCTCAACTCAATGCAGAGCTAGAGGAGCGAGTGACCCAACGCACCCAGGATTTACAACAGCGAGAAGCCATTCTACAGAGGCTGAACGAGGAACTGTTGCAGGCCAACCGACTCAAGGATGAATTTCTGGCCATGATCAGCCATGAACTGCGGACGCCCCTCAATGCCATTCTGGGTATGACGGAAGCTCTCCAGGAGGAAATTTTTGGCCCCCTGACGGCAAAACAAAATCAGGCCCTGCAAACCGTCGAGCAGAGTGGGAACCATCTCTTAAACGTGATTAGCGATATCCTTGACCTTTCTAAAATCGAGGCGGGACAAATGGAGTTGGCCTTAGAACCCACTTCGATCTATACCATCTGTGAGCAAAGCCTTGCCCTGGTCAGGCCCCAGGCCCAGAAAAAACGCATTCATCTCCAGACGCAATTGCCCCCCCATCTGCCGCTGTTAACCTTGGATCAACGTCGCTGTTGTCAAGCGCTGACGAATATTCTTAACAATGCGGTGAAATTTACTCCTGCCCAGGGAACCATCCAGTTAACGGTGAGTTATCGGCCAGCAGAAGCCTCTCATACCGTGGGTCATCTTCATTTCGCTGTCCAGGATACAGGGATTGGCATTGCGCCAGACAATCTAGATAGGGTGTTTCAACCCTTTATCCAAGTTGATGGTGCGCTGAATCGTCGCTACGAGGGTACGGGATTGGGTTTAGCACTGGTCAAACAAATTGTTGAACTCCATGGTGGTCACGTTGGGGTCACTAGTGAAATGGGAGTCGGAAGTTGTTTTTGGTTCGATATCCCTTGTTCAGTAGAAGTAGAGACGTCTTTGGTCTCCGCGCCACCCCAGGCAATGCAGAACCTTGCCCAGGAACCACTACCAGAACCGCCCCTGGTGTTGTTGGCAGAAGATAGCCCGGCCAATGCGGTCAGCATCCAAAATTACCTCGAAGCCAAGGGCTACCGAGTCAGGGTTGCAGAAAATGGGCAAGTGGCCGTCGCCATCGCCCAGGCTGACCCGCCCGATATTATTTTGATGGATATTCAGATGCCAGTGATGAATGGCATTGAAGCCATGGAAATTCTGCGCCAAGACCCTCAGTTTCAAAACCTCCCCATCATTGCTCTAACGGCCCTCGCCATGGAAGGCGACCGAGAACGTTGTTTGGCCGCTGGAGCCACGGACTACCTCAGTAAACCTGTCAAACTCCGGGAGCTATTGCAACGGATTCAACAACTCTGTTGA
- a CDS encoding HupE/UreJ family protein — protein MLGAFIVSALLGTGLHLAAFTIPGIEFLISTSVLGIGLLLAFQKSLPLSLSLGLFILAGLLHGYAYGESIVGTGMPPLFAYLLGFSLVQLALALAVWGLVQKAFPGQGAGGELRKKGFSSIGWLVCGAGLALLFPQVIGLLLTKRYS, from the coding sequence TTGCTGGGGGCCTTTATCGTCTCTGCTTTGCTAGGAACGGGCCTACATTTAGCCGCCTTCACTATTCCGGGCATTGAATTCCTCATTTCTACCTCTGTCCTAGGGATTGGCCTCCTGTTGGCGTTTCAGAAATCCCTGCCCTTGAGTTTGTCGTTAGGACTATTTATCCTAGCCGGCCTACTCCATGGCTACGCCTACGGTGAATCCATTGTCGGAACAGGAATGCCGCCGTTATTTGCCTACCTCCTGGGTTTCAGTCTGGTGCAACTGGCCCTGGCTCTAGCTGTCTGGGGATTGGTGCAAAAGGCTTTCCCTGGTCAAGGGGCCGGGGGAGAACTGCGGAAGAAGGGGTTTAGCTCCATCGGCTGGTTAGTCTGTGGTGCGGGCTTAGCCCTACTGTTTCCTCAGGTAATCGGGCTTCTCCTGACAAAGCGCTACTCATAG
- a CDS encoding CbtB domain-containing protein: MIGSSFHCEVQIMISSTSVWQRTKQVTLSLPVQVALLTSLCALIIWTLYFSTYPPVHDALHTTRHGTAAVACH, from the coding sequence ATGATTGGCTCTAGTTTCCACTGCGAGGTACAGATCATGATCAGTTCAACTTCTGTTTGGCAACGCACCAAGCAAGTTACACTTTCGCTTCCAGTTCAGGTGGCTCTGCTAACTAGCCTATGTGCACTAATTATCTGGACGCTGTACTTCAGCACTTATCCACCCGTGCATGATGCGTTGCATACGACCCGGCACGGTACGGCGGCAGTTGCCTGCCATTAG
- a CDS encoding dienelactone hydrolase family protein yields MAVRWDYPRLGNRFSPRLIAPKILTGQFLERRHLLQGLTHTAVNVLDTAMVKSFLFACTVAALTCWAPLAQAEMLAKPWVYQIDNQPFEGYVGQNTGFGKNQPIVILIHDWNGLDQYEKMRTNMLSTQGYTVFAIDLYGQGVRPKNTEESKIESGKLYGNLPLMRQRLLAAIAEAKKLPGVDPNRIAAIGYCFGGSAVLELARSGADLDGLVSFHGGLAIPPGQDYKALSSPLLILHGAADPVAPMTQVTELAEALNAVKANFDMDIYGGVRHSFSVWTSDDYDPHADLQSWSALLAFLERHLRSR; encoded by the coding sequence ATGGCGGTGCGATGGGACTATCCCCGTCTGGGTAATCGTTTCTCCCCTAGATTGATCGCCCCTAAAATCTTAACAGGTCAGTTCCTGGAAAGAAGACACCTTCTCCAGGGGTTGACCCATACTGCTGTTAATGTCCTAGATACCGCCATGGTCAAGTCTTTTCTCTTTGCCTGTACTGTTGCCGCTCTCACTTGCTGGGCCCCCCTGGCCCAAGCCGAAATGCTCGCCAAGCCCTGGGTCTACCAAATTGATAATCAGCCCTTTGAAGGTTACGTTGGCCAAAATACTGGCTTTGGCAAAAACCAACCCATCGTTATCCTGATCCACGATTGGAATGGGCTGGATCAGTACGAAAAAATGCGCACCAATATGCTGTCAACCCAGGGGTACACCGTATTTGCCATTGACCTCTACGGCCAGGGCGTTCGCCCCAAGAATACCGAAGAATCGAAAATAGAAAGTGGCAAGCTGTACGGGAATTTGCCCCTGATGCGTCAGCGTCTCCTGGCGGCCATTGCCGAGGCCAAAAAACTGCCGGGGGTTGATCCCAATCGCATTGCGGCCATTGGCTACTGTTTTGGGGGGTCAGCGGTGTTGGAATTGGCCCGGAGTGGGGCCGACCTGGATGGCCTCGTTTCCTTCCATGGCGGCCTAGCCATTCCCCCTGGCCAAGATTACAAGGCCTTAAGTTCTCCTCTGCTAATTCTGCATGGAGCGGCCGATCCCGTGGCCCCCATGACCCAGGTGACGGAATTGGCCGAGGCCCTTAACGCGGTTAAGGCCAATTTTGATATGGATATTTATGGCGGTGTCCGGCACTCCTTTTCTGTTTGGACCTCCGATGACTATGATCCCCACGCAGATCTCCAGTCCTGGTCGGCCCTGTTGGCCTTTTTGGAACGCCATCTCCGTAGTCGTTAA
- a CDS encoding OsmC family protein: MNTTPLTTIDPIALAEAKTNIQGQPDLGIVTYGVELAWQGGTRAIAKALPLHMGQEWIDRPFTWTVDEPQALLGSNQGPTPQEYLMSGVGACILVGFTVNAAILGIPIRQLTVSITGSLNLAGFLDLDPHAPVEMLGIQYKISVDSDASPEQLALLHDKAVNFSPNAMTVAKGIPLSGSLEQIATVREPVLTHV, encoded by the coding sequence ATGAACACGACTCCTCTCACAACCATTGATCCCATCGCCCTAGCTGAAGCCAAAACTAATATCCAGGGCCAACCTGACCTTGGTATTGTCACCTACGGGGTTGAGCTAGCTTGGCAGGGCGGTACGCGGGCCATCGCCAAGGCCCTCCCCCTCCACATGGGCCAAGAATGGATCGACCGCCCCTTTACCTGGACGGTGGATGAACCCCAGGCCCTCCTGGGTAGCAATCAAGGCCCGACCCCCCAAGAATATTTAATGTCTGGTGTCGGGGCCTGTATCCTCGTCGGTTTTACCGTCAATGCCGCCATCCTAGGGATTCCGATCCGCCAACTCACCGTCAGCATTACCGGTTCCCTGAATCTGGCAGGCTTTTTGGATCTAGACCCCCATGCCCCCGTGGAAATGCTGGGTATTCAGTACAAAATTTCAGTGGATAGCGATGCTTCCCCAGAACAATTGGCCCTCCTGCACGACAAAGCTGTTAACTTTAGCCCCAATGCCATGACGGTGGCCAAGGGGATTCCCCTCAGCGGTTCCCTGGAACAGATTGCTACTGTCCGAGAGCCGGTTCTCACCCACGTTTAA
- a CDS encoding homocysteine S-methyltransferase family protein, with translation MSKYRNHLPQLDNDLFITDGGMETTLIFHEGWELRDFAAFDLLNHPAGRQSIQNYYRTYIDLAKTYAVGLILESATWRANSDWGTKLGYHRQALAEANRQAIALLQDLRQKQESPTTPLVISGCVGPRGDGYNAAYRMSEAGAERYHRPQIATFAETAADLVTAMTINYVEEAIGIVRAAQAYGMPVVISFTVETDGRLPSGQSLQTAIEQVDQATQQGPLYYMINCAHPSHFASSLTAGTFVKRIRGIRANASKKSHAELDEATVLDDGNPADLGSHYQTLRKQFPHVNVLGGCCGTDHRHIEAICQACLPLVWPYFTQRPLLSA, from the coding sequence GTGAGTAAGTACCGCAATCATTTACCCCAACTGGATAACGATTTATTTATCACCGATGGTGGTATGGAAACAACGCTAATTTTCCATGAGGGCTGGGAACTCCGCGATTTTGCCGCCTTTGATCTACTCAACCACCCGGCTGGTCGTCAATCGATCCAGAATTACTACCGTACCTACATTGACCTGGCCAAAACCTACGCTGTTGGTTTGATTTTAGAGAGTGCCACGTGGCGGGCCAATAGCGACTGGGGCACCAAACTCGGCTACCATCGCCAGGCCCTGGCCGAAGCGAACCGCCAAGCGATTGCCCTCCTCCAAGACCTACGCCAAAAACAGGAATCTCCTACCACGCCTCTGGTCATTAGTGGGTGCGTTGGCCCTCGAGGGGATGGCTACAATGCCGCCTACCGGATGAGTGAAGCTGGGGCCGAGCGCTACCATCGCCCCCAGATTGCCACCTTTGCCGAAACCGCCGCTGACCTCGTTACCGCCATGACCATTAACTACGTGGAAGAGGCCATAGGCATTGTCCGGGCGGCCCAGGCCTATGGTATGCCTGTTGTCATTTCCTTTACGGTGGAAACCGATGGCCGTCTTCCCTCGGGCCAAAGTCTCCAGACAGCCATTGAACAAGTCGATCAGGCGACCCAGCAGGGCCCCCTCTACTACATGATCAACTGTGCTCATCCCTCCCATTTTGCTTCTAGCCTTACAGCCGGCACCTTTGTAAAACGCATTCGGGGTATCCGGGCCAATGCTTCTAAAAAAAGTCATGCGGAACTGGATGAAGCGACGGTGCTGGATGACGGTAATCCCGCCGATCTAGGCAGTCACTATCAAACTCTCCGCAAGCAATTCCCCCACGTTAATGTCCTGGGGGGATGTTGTGGAACCGATCACCGTCACATTGAAGCGATTTGCCAGGCCTGTCTCCCCTTGGTCTGGCCCTACTTTACCCAGCGTCCCCTCCTCAGCGCCTAG
- a CDS encoding AI-2E family transporter has translation MDSNVKNVDFLIRLGILGGLGAWCFLLLRPFMDIILWSTILAIAIFPIFEWLRAVLQGRSKLASALLILLGLGIIIGPVSVMATLSAGNAQALADQLKEGALVIPPPSSDISSWPLIGPPIYGFWAKASSNLGSVLSQFKPQLKDIATKILLLAADTSLILLKFMVSIVIANILILNQASLKISLTRLMTRLSPERGPAFLKLMAVTIRSVTRGILGVAVIQTLLVGLGFMVAKIPAAGLLIPLCLLLTIVQIGPGIIIIGTLVYAWFTFPPLAALAYTLWMIPCMLVDNVLKPILMARGLPVPMVVILIGVLGGTLTQGILGLFIGPVVLSLGYELLRAWISETALPPTTALEETAP, from the coding sequence ATGGACAGCAATGTTAAAAATGTGGATTTTTTGATTCGTCTCGGCATTCTAGGGGGGCTGGGGGCCTGGTGCTTTCTCTTACTACGGCCCTTCATGGACATTATTCTCTGGAGCACAATCCTGGCCATTGCCATTTTCCCTATTTTTGAATGGCTCAGGGCGGTGTTGCAAGGACGCTCCAAACTGGCCAGTGCCCTGTTAATCCTGCTGGGCTTAGGCATTATCATCGGCCCCGTCAGTGTCATGGCCACCCTCTCGGCCGGCAATGCCCAGGCCCTGGCGGATCAACTCAAAGAAGGCGCTTTGGTGATTCCGCCGCCCTCCTCAGATATTTCGTCCTGGCCGTTGATTGGCCCACCGATTTACGGTTTCTGGGCCAAGGCTTCCAGTAACTTGGGGTCTGTGCTCAGCCAATTTAAACCTCAACTCAAGGACATCGCAACTAAAATACTCTTGCTAGCGGCGGATACCAGCTTAATTCTCTTGAAATTTATGGTATCCATCGTCATTGCCAACATTCTGATTCTTAATCAGGCCAGCTTGAAAATTAGCCTGACGCGCTTGATGACCCGTCTCTCTCCCGAGCGGGGGCCGGCCTTTTTAAAACTGATGGCGGTTACGATTCGCAGTGTCACCCGTGGCATTCTTGGGGTCGCGGTCATCCAAACCCTTTTGGTGGGGCTAGGTTTTATGGTGGCTAAAATCCCTGCCGCTGGCCTGCTGATTCCCCTTTGTTTACTCTTAACAATTGTGCAGATTGGCCCAGGGATTATCATCATCGGTACCCTAGTCTATGCTTGGTTCACCTTTCCGCCCTTGGCGGCCCTGGCCTATACCCTCTGGATGATTCCCTGTATGTTGGTGGATAACGTCCTCAAGCCGATTTTGATGGCCCGGGGCCTACCCGTTCCCATGGTGGTTATTTTAATTGGTGTGTTGGGCGGTACCCTAACCCAAGGGATTCTTGGCCTCTTTATTGGCCCAGTAGTTTTAAGTTTGGGCTACGAATTGCTCAGGGCCTGGATCTCGGAAACGGCCCTGCCCCCGACAACGGCCCTGGAAGAAACAGCCCCCTAG
- the trpE gene encoding anthranilate synthase component I produces MIFPEFSHFVSLAQQGNFIPVYQEWVADLETPVSAWYKVCAGQPYSFLLESVEGGENLGRYSFLGCDPVWVLEARGQKTTQTFRDESQRHFQGNPLTILADCLAPIHPVKLPQLPPGIGGLFGVWGYELIHWMEPRVPIYEAQDQDLPDGIWMQIDHLIIFDQVKRKIWAIAYADVREEGGSLEAAYQQACDRVTKLVLKLQLPLPPKATSLELQPHPDAASNLAYQSNTHHDVFCHNVSKAQDYIKAGDIFQVVLSQRLTTTYSDAPFNLYRSLRLINPSPYMAFYNFGDWQIIGSSPEVMVKAEWQGDNNLQATVRPIAGTRRRGLTPQEDEQLAEELLQDPKEIAEHIMLVDLGRNDLGRVCVQGSVRVNELMVIERYSHVMHIVSNVVGQLAPGKTAWDLLQACFPAGTVSGAPKIRAMEIIHELEPERRGPYSGVYGYYDFEGQLNTAIAIRTMVVQKKAGGQGHQVSVQAGAGLVADSDPEKEYEETLNKARGLLEAIRCLI; encoded by the coding sequence ATGATTTTTCCTGAGTTCTCCCATTTCGTTAGCTTGGCCCAGCAAGGTAATTTTATTCCGGTTTACCAAGAGTGGGTCGCGGATCTGGAAACGCCGGTTTCCGCCTGGTATAAGGTTTGTGCGGGTCAACCCTATAGTTTTTTGCTGGAGTCGGTGGAGGGGGGAGAAAATCTAGGGCGCTATAGTTTTTTGGGCTGTGACCCGGTGTGGGTGCTAGAGGCTCGGGGGCAGAAAACAACCCAGACCTTCCGGGATGAAAGCCAGCGACACTTTCAGGGGAATCCCCTAACAATTTTGGCGGATTGTTTGGCCCCGATTCATCCCGTCAAATTGCCCCAGTTGCCGCCCGGTATTGGGGGCCTGTTTGGAGTTTGGGGGTACGAATTAATTCACTGGATGGAGCCAAGAGTGCCCATCTACGAGGCCCAAGACCAGGATCTGCCCGATGGTATCTGGATGCAGATCGATCATCTGATTATTTTTGACCAGGTAAAACGAAAAATTTGGGCCATTGCCTACGCCGATGTGCGGGAGGAAGGGGGCAGCTTAGAAGCGGCTTATCAACAGGCCTGTGACCGCGTTACCAAGTTAGTGCTGAAATTGCAATTGCCCCTACCCCCCAAGGCCACCTCCTTGGAACTACAACCCCATCCTGACGCCGCCAGTAATCTGGCCTACCAGAGCAATACCCATCACGATGTTTTCTGTCATAACGTCAGCAAGGCCCAGGACTACATCAAAGCCGGGGATATTTTTCAGGTCGTGCTTTCCCAGCGCCTGACCACGACCTACAGCGACGCGCCCTTCAACCTCTACCGCTCTCTGCGTTTGATCAATCCCTCTCCCTACATGGCCTTCTACAATTTTGGCGATTGGCAAATCATTGGTTCTAGCCCTGAGGTAATGGTCAAGGCCGAGTGGCAGGGGGACAATAATCTCCAGGCTACCGTGCGGCCCATTGCAGGCACCCGTCGTCGTGGCCTAACCCCCCAGGAAGATGAACAATTGGCGGAGGAACTGCTCCAGGATCCCAAGGAAATTGCCGAGCACATCATGCTCGTAGATCTCGGCCGGAACGATCTAGGCCGGGTCTGTGTCCAGGGATCTGTCCGGGTGAATGAACTGATGGTTATTGAGCGCTATTCCCACGTGATGCACATTGTCAGCAATGTCGTGGGTCAATTGGCCCCCGGTAAAACGGCGTGGGATTTGCTCCAGGCCTGTTTTCCAGCAGGCACTGTCAGTGGCGCCCCGAAAATTCGCGCCATGGAAATCATTCATGAACTGGAACCAGAGCGACGAGGGCCTTACTCAGGTGTCTACGGTTACTACGATTTTGAGGGCCAACTCAATACGGCCATTGCTATTCGCACCATGGTCGTGCAAAAAAAAGCCGGCGGCCAGGGCCATCAAGTCTCTGTTCAGGCGGGGGCCGGCCTCGTCGCGGATTCTGACCCGGAAAAGGAATACGAAGAAACCCTCAATAAGGCCCGGGGCCTGCTCGAGGCCATTCGTTGCCTGATCTAG
- a CDS encoding photosystem I reaction center subunit II PsaD: protein MTELSGQPPKFGGSTGGLLSKADREEKYAITWTSAKEQVFEMPTGGAAIMNEGENLLYLARKEQCLALGTQLRTKFKPKIEDYKIYRIYPSGEVQYLHPADGVFPEKVNEGREAQGKKDRSIGKNPEPVTLKFSGQTPYSV, encoded by the coding sequence ATGACAGAGCTTTCTGGACAACCTCCTAAATTCGGTGGCAGTACCGGTGGTCTACTTTCCAAAGCCGACCGGGAAGAAAAATACGCCATCACCTGGACTAGCGCAAAAGAACAAGTTTTTGAAATGCCTACCGGTGGCGCCGCCATCATGAATGAAGGGGAAAATCTCCTGTATCTCGCTCGCAAGGAACAATGTCTGGCCCTGGGTACCCAGCTCCGGACAAAGTTCAAACCCAAAATTGAAGACTATAAAATCTACCGGATTTATCCCTCGGGTGAAGTGCAGTATCTGCATCCTGCTGATGGTGTTTTCCCCGAAAAAGTTAACGAAGGCCGGGAAGCCCAAGGCAAAAAAGACAGAAGCATCGGCAAAAACCCTGAGCCTGTCACCCTGAAGTTCTCCGGCCAAACGCCCTACAGCGTCTAG
- a CDS encoding cupin domain-containing protein, with amino-acid sequence MVTEQTLMDIGNLFFQADPPPQGESFETLLKQKGVVIERILSSSQIEPQEYIQVQDEWVVLLQGEALLEIAGETIRLRAGDYIFLASQTPHTVLAVSQGALCHPLLRKLRQRFPSVPSPPSASRMGGD; translated from the coding sequence ATGGTGACAGAACAGACATTGATGGATATAGGTAATCTTTTTTTCCAGGCCGATCCCCCGCCCCAGGGAGAATCGTTTGAAACCCTACTGAAACAAAAAGGGGTAGTGATTGAGCGTATCCTCAGTTCCTCCCAAATAGAGCCCCAGGAATATATTCAGGTGCAAGATGAATGGGTGGTTTTACTGCAAGGGGAAGCGTTACTAGAGATAGCTGGTGAGACTATCCGGCTACGGGCCGGGGATTATATTTTTCTGGCATCGCAAACACCGCATACCGTTTTGGCCGTGTCCCAGGGCGCATTATGCCATCCACTTCTGAGAAAATTGCGCCAGCGATTCCCCAGCGTTCCGTCACCGCCATCAGCTTCTAGAATGGGAGGCGATTAA